Below is a genomic region from Pseudarthrobacter sulfonivorans.
TTCACCGACCGGTCTTGGGGGCAAAGGCCCTGGCGATCAGCCGGGCGCCAAGGTTCAGCACCATTACCAGGATGATCAGCACCAGGGCGGCGCCCCAGGCCCGCTGCGAGGACGGGTCCGGGTTGGCCGGCGAGGTGGGGTTCAGGATCTGGGTGTAGATGAACGTGGGTAGCGAGGCCATCCAGCCGCCGAACACGTTGTTGTTGATGCTGGTGGCAAACCCGGCGGTGACCAGGATGGGCGCAGTCTCACCGATAACGCGGGCGATCGCCAAAGTGACGCCGGACGCGATGCCGGAGATCGCCGTCGGGATAACCACCTTGAGGATGGTGCGCCACTTACGCACACCCAACGCGTAGGCCGCTTCGCGCAGTTCGTTGGGGACGATCTTGAGCATTTCCTCGCTGGAACGCACCACTACAGGAATCATCAGGACCGAAAGCGCGACGGCGGCGACGGCACCGGTTTTGGTGCCGGGACCCACCACGGCGAAGAAGAACGCTGCGGCGAACAGGCCGGCCACGATGGACGGGATGCCGGTCATAACGTCCACAAAGAACGTGATGGCGCGGGCCAAACGGCCGTCATTGCCGTACTCCACCAGGTAAATGGCGCTCAGCAGTCCGACGGGCACGGAGATCACGGTGGCTACCAGCGTGATCTGGATGGTACCCAACAGGGCGTGGTAGATGCCACCGATAACGGGGGCGCCCTCTTCAACGGCCTTATTGTCGTAGACGCCCGTGACGCCGTTCATGGAGCTGGTGAGGAAGCCCGGGGCGATGACGCCGGGAACTCCGTTGACCAACACCGTCCAGATCACGGAGACCAGCGGGAGCAGCGCGACCAGGAACGAGCCGACCACCAGGCAGGTGGCCAGCTTGTCCTTGGCTTTGCGGGAGCCTTCCACCGCGGCGCTCCAGCCCACCAGGCCGGCAGTGAAGATGATGGCCGAAACGATGCCCCAGCCAAAGGCATTGAACCCGATCAGTGCCAGGATTGCCGCGCCCACGATGAGCGCGAGTCCCAGGACAACGTACGGCGCGTACTTGGGTAGCTGGCCTTTGGTGAGGGCTGAACGCTTACTGCGCACGGGGGTAAGAGTGGAGGACATTTAGTTGGCTCCCGAGAATTCTTTGTGCCGGGTGATGATCCAGCGGGCGATCATGTTGACTCCCAGGGTGATCACAAAAAGGACCAGGCCGGCAGCGATCAGCGTGCTGACTTTGAGGCCACTGGCTTCGGGAAAGTTCAGGGCGATCTCCGCGGCGATGGTCTGGTTGCCGGACGTGATCAGGCTGGCTGTCAGGGCACCGGAGGAGAGGACCAGGGCAACTGCCATGGTCTCGCCCAGCGCACGGCCCAGGCCCAGCATGACGGCGCTGATGATGCCCGGCCGGGCGAACGGCAGGACCGACATTTTGATCATTTCCCAGCGCGTGGCGCCGAGAGCCAGGGCGGCTTCCTCATGGAGCTTGGGCGTCTGCAGGAAGATTTCGCGGCTCAGGGACGTGATGATCGGCAGGACCATCACCGAGAGCACAATGCCCGCGGTCAGGATGGTTTTGCCGGTGGCAGAGGCGGGACCTTGGAAGATGGGCAGCCAGCCCATGTTCTCGGCCAGCCAGTTGTAGGCGGGGGAGATTTCCTTGGCGAGGAACGCCGCGCCCCAGGCACCGTAAATCACCGACGGGATGGCGGCCAGGAGGTCCACCACGTAGCCAAGGCCCGACGCGAGTCCGCGCGGGGCGAAGTGAGAGATGAACAGGGCCACGCCGATGGCGATGGGTGTCGCGATCACCAGGGCAATGGTGGCCGCAATGAGGGTGCCAATAACGATCGGCCAGATGTAGGCGAAGAAGCCTTCGCCGCCCTGGATCTCGGCGGCCGGGGCGGTGAGCGCCGGAATGGCCTGGACGACAAGGAAGAGTGCCACGCCGAACAAGACGGCGAGGATGAGGCACCCGGCGGTCAGGGCGGCGCCGGAAAAGATCTTATCCCCGGCGCGGCCTGCGCCCTGGGAACTACTCAGGGGGGTGGCGGTCATTCCAGACCCTTCGGTTGTGGGCGGTGCCTAAATCGAGCTTACAAGCCAAAGTTCCCCGCCCCGCCTTTCGGCGTGGCGGGGAACATGGTTCAGGGACAGGTACTAGGACTTGACCTTGATGGATTCGATGGCCTTGACGGCCTTCTCGGCCAGGGCCGAAGACAGCGGGGCGGACTTGGCAGAATCGGCGGCGGCCTGCTGGCCTTCCTTGGAAACTACATAGTTCTCGAAGGCCTTGACCAGGTCAACGGTCTCCTGCTTGTCATAGGTGGCGCAGACAACGTGGAAGGAGACCAGGACGATCGGGTATGCGCCTTCAATTGTGGTCTTGCGGTCCAGCTTGATGGACAGGTCGTTGGCGGTGCGGCCTTCAACGGGCTTGCCTGCATCAACAGCCTTTGCGGCTGCGTCAGCGGAGATCTTGGTGAAGGACTCGCCAACCTTGATCTGAGCAACGCCGAGCTTGCCGCTGACTGCGGAATCATCTGCGTAAGTCACTGCGCCGGGGGTATCGGTGACGGTCTTGACAACACCGGAGGTTCCCTTGGCGTTCTCGCCCTGCAGGCTTGCAGGCCAAACGCCGGAAGCCTTGTCGCTCCAAACATCCGCAGCAGCAGCCGCAAGGTACTCGGTGAAGTTGGTGGTGGTACCGGAATCGTCAGAGCGGTTCACGGGAGTGACCTTCAGGTCCGGGAGGGAGACTCCCGGGTTCAGGGCGGCGATCGCCGGATCGTTCCAGTTGGCGATCTCGCCGCGGAAGATCTCGGCCACGGTGGCGGCGTCAAGCTTCAGCTCGGTGATGCCCGGGAGGTTGAAGGCAACCGCGATCGGGGAAATGTAGACCGGGATGTTGATGGCGCCGTCAGGGCCACAGACGGTCTTGGAGGATGCGAACTCTTCGTCCTTCAGGTAGGCATCCGAGCCGCCGAACTGGGCTGACCCGTCCACGAGCGCCTTGCGGCCAGCGCCGGAGCCATCCGGGGAGTACTGCACGGTGGCGCCGGGGTTGGCGGCGGCGAAGCTGGTCTTCCAGGCGTCCATCGCTGCGCCCTGCGCGGAAGAGCCGATGCCGGTCAGCGTGCCGGTGACCTTGGGGCCGGCAGAAGTCTGGTTGCCTGCAGGCGTGTTGCCAGTGGCGTTATCTGAACCGCAGGCGGTGAGCGCGAGTGCGCCGGCTGCGATTACAGCGATAGCCGCGTGGCGGCCGAAACGGAGTGCCTTCACTAGATGTACCCCTTCCAGGGATATTCAGCGGCGGCAGGACCGGAGACGCCCTGCAGCGCGATGCGTACGTTTTGTACCTTCAACGAATCTATGGGCCGCAGGTAACGGGATGGGCGGCCACAGATGAACAGGAGATTAACGACGGCAGCATATTGGCTTACAACTGCAGCGTCACCATTGCGCACGTCACACTTTCGGGCGTAGGTGCCGGGCCGGCAAATAGACTTGAGGGCATGGCCGCAGCAACAGGATTCTCAGCAAGCAGGCGTTTCCTGCGCGGACGCATCCGGACCGGCCTGGTCCGGAGCCGGAATTCCCTGGTCCCCGCCGTCCAGATGACGGCGTGCGCGGTGGGGGCGTATGCCTTCGCCGAGTACGTCCTGGGGCACTCCGGACCCCTCTTTGCGGCCACATCGTCACTGATCGCGTTGGGCTTCTCGCGTGACCCGCGGCTGCGCCGGGTGATGGAGGTGGGCCTCGGCTGCACCATCGGGATCGCCGTCGGTGATCTGCTGCTGCACTGGCTGGGCAGCGGAATCTGGCAGGCCGCCGTCGTACTTCTGTTCTCCATCCTGCTGGCCCGTTTCTTGGACAGCGGCAACATCTTCACCACGCAGCTGGGGCTGCAATCCTTGCTGGTGGTGCTGCTGCCGGCGCCGGACGGCGGGCCTTTCACGCGCAGCCTGGACGCCGTGGTGGGTGGCCTTTTCGCCCTCCTGGTGACCATCCTGATTCCGAAGGATCCACGCCGGGAGCCCCGCAAGGATGTCCGGAAGCTGCTCCACGAACTGGCCGAAGTGCTGCGGGAATGTGCCGCCGCCCTGACCGAAAGCGACTCCACGCAGGCCTGGCACGCGCTGATCCGCGGCCGGAACTGCCAGCCGCTCGTGGACGCGATGCGCCATTCCCTGCGCGCTTCCGGTGAAGTGGCCACGCTCGCGCCGGCCCACCGCCGGCACCGCGACGAGCTGGACCGGCTTGAGAATTCCCTTGACTTCATCGACCTTGCGCTCAGGAACAGCCGCGTCTTCGCCCGCCGGCTGACCAGCGCCATCAACCACGCCGCGCTTTCAGACAACGCCACCGCGAACATTGCCGACGTGCTCCAGGAAACCGCGGCCGCGATTGATGAACTGTCGCTCGGCCTGGCGGAAACGCACGACGGCGTGCGCCGCGCCCATCTTCGGACGGCCCGGCAGGACTTCAGCGAGATCGCGCTGCGGCTGCACCCCAAATTGCTGGAGGTCGAGCGGCTTGAGGGTGAGACTGTGGTGATGCTGTTCCGGCCGCTCATGGTGGACCTCCTGGAGGCCACCGGCATGGATGCGCGCGAGGCCCGGGACGTGCTGCCGGGGTTGTAGCGCTGTCGCCCAGATGGCACTTCGCGCCAGTCCCGAGGCCTGACATCGGCATGTGCTGTCATCTCGCGGGTCTTGAGCGTTCCTGCGCGTTCCCCGGCCATCACCCGGTGGTGGCTGCCCTCCAAATAGGTCACCCCCCGCGCTGCGTGCTGCCCTCTCGGGCCAATACTGTCGGTGCCCGCCAGTAGGGTGGACCCCATGGCAACAAAGACTTCCCGGGCGTCCAAAGCGCCGGCTTACAAGTGCGCCGAATGCGGCTGGACCACGGTCAAGTGGGTGGGGCGCTGTGGCGAGTGCCAGGCGTGGGGCACGGTTGAGGAAACCGGCGCCGCTGTAGCGCGTACGACGGCGGCAACCACAGTTCTGGAGCCGGCCCGCCGGATTGCCGAGGTGGATGCCACCACGGCGGCTTTCCTGCCTACCGGCGTGGACGAACTGGACCGCGTGCTGGGCGGTGGCCTGGTCCCGGGCGCGGTCATCCTGCTGGCCGGAGAACCCGGCGTGGGCAAGTCCACGCTGCTGCTGGACGTCGCGGCCAAGTTTGCCCGCACGGCGCAGGACGTCCTGTATGTCACGGGCGAGGAGTCCGCCGCGCAGGTGAAGCTGCGCGCCGAACGGATCGACGCCGTCGCCGATTCCCTATATCTGTCAGCGGAAACGGACCTGGGGCAGGCACTGGGGCAGGTGGAGAAAATCGAGCCGCGGCTGCTGATTGTGGACTCGGTCCAGACGCTCAGCAGCGCCGACGTGGACGGAAGCGCCGGCGGCGTCTCGCAGGTGCGTGAGGTTGCCGCTTCCATCATCGCGGCTGCCAAGCGCCGGAACATGACCACTTTGCTGGTGGGACACGTGACGAAGGATGGGTCCATCGCGGGGCCGCGGCTGCTCGAACACCTCGTGGATGTGGTGTGCCAGTTCGAAGGCGAGCGGCATTCCCGGCTCCGGATGCTGCGCGCGGTGAAAAACCGGTACGGGCCCACGGACGACGTCGGCTGTTTTGACCTGAATGAGAACGGCATCGAAGGGCTCACGGACCCCAGCGGGCTGTTTGTCAGCCGCACGAAGGAGCCGGTCTCCGGTACCTGCATCACTGTGACCATGGAAGGGCGGCGGCCGCTGCTTGCCGAGGTGCAATCGCTGCTTGCCGAAAGCGCCAACTCGCAGCCCCGCCGGGCCACGAGCGGCCTGGACAGTTCACGGGTGTCCATGCTCCTGGCAGTGCTGCAGCAGCGTGCCGGCTGCCTGCTGCACAAGGACGATTCCTACGTGGCAACGGTGGGTGGCGTAAAGCTCAGCGAACCCGCCACCGACCTGGCTGTTGCTTTGGCCGTCGCGTCCGCGAAGGCCCGCAAACCCCTGCCCATCCGGCTGATTGCGTTCGGCGAGGTGGGCTTGGCGGGCGAGGTCCGGCCCGTGCCCGGCATCAACCAGCGCATCCAGGAAGCACACCGCCTGGGCTTCACCCACGCCGTGGTTCCGGCCAGCCACAACGGGCCCGGCCCTGTGCCGGCGGGCTTCTCCGTCCGGGAAGTGGAGCACCTCACGGAGGCGTTGAGCCTGCTGATCGGGTAGGGCGCAGGTGCAGGAGGCAACTGTTTACCTGAGCGCCATTCAAGGTACGGCAGTCTCGTAATTCCGATTCAGATACCGGTGGTTTCGTAATTCCGTCACCCCAACACTGACGGAAGGCACCACAATGCACGCTCGTGCAGGAATCATCGCCGCATCATTGATCGGCCTGCTCGCCATCTCAGGCTGCGCCGGAGGAGCCAGCGCGTCGCCGGACTCCCCCTCAACCGAACTCGTCTTCGCCACCCCGCCCGGTACTGACGATCCTGAAGAGCAGGCCATCATGGGCGACCTCTCCGCCATGGTCGGCCAGGCCACCGGACGGACCGTGGAGAACCTCCAGCCCGCCGACTACTTGGGCGTGGTGGAGGCCGTACGCAACGGCTCCGTGGACGTCGCCGTCCTCAGCCAGTTCTCCGCTGCCCTCGCTTACAAGACGGACAGTGTGGACCCGCTCCTGGTCTGGGGCGCCAGCACCGAGCCAGCCAGCTTCTGCCTCACCAGGACTGACAGTGGCGTCAACACGCTGGACGACGTCAAGGGCCGCCAGGTCGCCTTTGTTGACCCCGGTTCAACGACCGGTTATTTCATGCCGAAATCGCTGCTGGCCAAGTCCGGCCTCGTCGATGGCACGGACTACAAGAGCACCTTCGCCGGCAACCACGACGCCGCGGTGATGGCCATGGTCAACGGCAGCGTGGACGTGGCCTGCACGGCCCGCCAGCTGTACCCAACCTTCGTGGAGAAGGCGTGTTCACCGAGCAGGACGTCAAAGTCATCGCAAAGTCCGATCCCATCCCGGTGGGAATCTCCATCGTGGTCCGCAAGGACCTGGACGAGGCCGCCCGCACCAGCCTCAAGGACAAGCTCCCCGCCTTGATGGCAGCCAACGAAAAGCTCGCCAAAACCTTCGGCCTCAAGGGAGAACCCACCAAGGACCCCGAATTCAGCACCTACGCTCCCCTGGTGGATGTGGCCCAGTCCGTCGGGGTGGACCTCGAGGACCTCCGATGAGCAGCCCCACGGTAGAAAGGCCGGAACTGTCACCGGCAGCACTCGACCCGTCGGCGACGCCCACCGTGCACGCGCGAAAGTTGCGCGTCCAGTACGGCGAGCAGGTGGCACTAAGCAGCGTCGACCTTGACGTCCACCAGGGCGAAGTCGTCGCGCTGCTGGGCCACTCGGGATCCGGCAAGTCGACCCTCATGAAGACCCTCACCGGCATCGCCCCGTTCACCGCGGACGCACTCACTGTTGCTGGCCGCGAAGTCGGCACACAAACGGGGACTGGCCTGCGGGAGCTGCGTTCCGACGTCGGGTACGTATTCCAGCATTTCAACCTGGTCCCCCGGCTCAGCGCCCTGACCAACGTCCTGACCGGAGGCCTGCACGCCGCCGGACCGCTGAACGTGCTCGGCACCTTCAGTAGCGCCCAGCGCACAAAGGCGCTTGACCTCCTGGACCGCGTCGGGCTGGCCCACAAGGCGAAACAGGCCTGCCGAAGCCTCAGCGGCGGCGAGCAGCAGCGTGTGGCCATCGCCCGGGCCCTCATGCAGGAGCCGCGGCTCATCCTCGCCGATGAACCCGTCGCGTCCCTGGACCCCCGGCTCGCTGGAAACATCCTTGGCCTTCTTCGCAACATTGCCCGCGAGGAGCACATTCCCGTCATCGTCAGCCTGCACGTCGTCGGCCTCGCCCGCCGCTATGCGGACCGCGTCATCGGCCTGCATTCCGGCGAACTCGTCTTCGCCGGCCCGGCCGCCCATCTCACCGAAAAGGAGGTGCACCAGATCTATGGCACCGACACTGAGCTCCTCGAAAACTGACACCGCAGAGCCGAAGGGGACCCCGGGAACCCGGGACAAACAGATCAACACCCACCTCCCGGAGGCGGAGCGCCTCCGTCTCTCCCGCCCCTTCAGCCTCCCGACTCCCCGGGGCGCCGCACTCTGGGCAATCATCGCCGTCGTCCTCGTCTGGGCAGGCATGGGCGCGGGCATCAACCCGGACAAGCTGCTCAGCGGCATCCCGAACATGGGCGACTTCCTGGCCCGGCTCTTCCCGCCCACGTTCGACAAATTCGGCGTCATCGCCAAGCTCCTCATCGAAACGCTGCAGATGGCACTGGTGGGGACGGTGCTCGGCGCCCTCGCGTCACTGCTGCTCAGCTTCGGCGCAGCCAGCAACGTCTCCCCGCGTTGGGTGTACACAGCCTGCCGCGGTATCCTCAACGTCCTGCGCTCCATTCCCGAACTGATCTTCGCGTTGATGTTCGTTTCCGCCGTGGGCCTGGGCCCATTCGCCGGCATCCTGGCGATAGTGCTGGGCTCCGTGGGGTCAATCGGCAAGGTCTACGCCGAGGCGATGGAGTCCGTGCAGCCCGGACCGGTCGAAGCGCTCACTGCGGTGGGTGCGAACAAGCGCCAGATCATCAGCTACGCGGTCCTCCCGCAGGCCGCCCCGCTGCTCGTGAGCTACACACTCCTGCTCTTCGAAGGCAACGTCCGGGGCGCCACCATCCTGGGACTTGTGGGCGCGGGCGGCATCGGCCTGGAACTCACCACCGCCATGCGCATGTACGACTACGGCCACCTCTGCGCCATCATCATCAGCATCATCGTGTTGGTCACTATCATCGACCGCATCAGCGCCTTCATCCGCGCCAAGCTCAGTTAGGAATCCCACATGCACGAATCATCTGTTGCCACTATGCCTGAGCCGGCCGTGGACCTTGCCCCAGTCAACCTCCGCGACCTGGGCGGCCTCACCGTCGACGGCGGCGTCACCCGCACCGGAGTGCTTCTGCGCAGCGACGACGTCTCCGTCATGCCTGCCGCTTTCGCACAGAAAATGGTCGACGACGGCGTCCGCAGCGTTATCGACCTCCGCTCACCGGAGGAGGCACTACTCACCGGGCGGGGCCCCCTGACCGTACCCGGGGTGAACTACCACCACCTTGCCCTGACGGCCTCTGTGTCCATGCCCGAAGACATCAGCCGCGAGCTTTTGTCGGCCTCGGCCACTCCGGAACTCGTGGGCTCCTGGTACGCGAACCTCCTCGAAACCCAGGCCCGGCAGCTCGCGCTCGGAGTCACGCTGGTCGCGATGAGCGAGGGCGCCACGGTCTTTCACTGCGCGGCCGGGAAGGATCGCACAGGCGTGTTCGCCGCCGTCGTACTTTCTCTGTTGGGCGCCTCCCCGGAAACTGTCTCCGCGGATTACGCGGTGACCGCAACCCGCCTTCCGCAACTGTTTCCGAGGCTCCGGGCGATCATGGGCGGCCTGATGCCCGAGGTTCCCGTCACGATGCAGACCGCGGAGCTGGGTGCGATGATGGGCGCGCACGCTGCGTCAATGGATGCGATGCAGCAGGTCCTGGCCGAACGCCACGGCAGCGTGATCGAACCTCTTCGTCGCGCTGGGCTCAGTGACGCAACCATTGCCCAGCTCCGGAACAGGCTGGTGGTTGCCGGTGGTTGAGACGGCAACGGTTGAAGACACGGCCTCCGGCCGGGCACCCGGCCGGCCGCGCGATACAACGCTGGAGGCCGCTGTCCTTGCCGCCACCGTGGACCTGCTCCTGGAAGGCGACACCCGGGACGTGACCATCGCCGCCATCACGGAGCGGTCCGGGGTCAGCCGGGCCGCTGTCTACCGCCGCTGGGCCAGCCGCGAAGAATTGCTGGCTGCCGCCCTGGACAGCGTCCGCTCAGGTGTTGAACTGACGCGCCGCGGCAGCAGCCTGGAGACCATCCTGTCCGCCTACGAACAGGCAGCGGTTGCGGTGGACGGCAGAGTAGGGAAGCTGGTAAAGAAGCGGGTGGCGCTGGGCCTGGAGAACGAGTCGCTCCGGGCGCTGTCCTGGGAAAGGCACGTGTCCCGGCGGCGGGCACCCATCGCCGCCGAGATCCGCCGGGGCATCGAGGCGGGCGAACTGGATCCGTCCGTGGACGTGGAGGCGATGATCGACCTGATCAACGGGCTGTACTACTACCAGTTTGTGGTCCGCGCCGACTCCGACGACGAGGAAACGAGGTCCCGCGTGCACGCCGCCGTGAAACTCGTGTGGGAGGGGGCGCTTCGCCGCCCCGTGGCTGGGGTAGGCTGACGGCACGACCTTCAGGCAGCCGGAGGTTTTCACCGCTGCGCTGGGGGCCCAGAGTGACAAACCGAACACCGACCCGCGACACCACACAGGACGAGGGACCGGCGGGCAGTCTGTTCGCCGGGAGAATCGATGCGTTCGCGGGTGGCCTCGGCGTCCGCGGCCGGGTGGTCATGAGCCAACTGCCCCTCACGGTGACGGTGCTGCTTGTTGTCTTGGCCGCCGCCGTTTTCAGCCCGTCCACACTGGCTGAGCTTCAGTTCCGGATGGCGTTGCTGTCCCATGCCGCTGTCTTCGCCGCCTGCCTGGCCGTGCCGTGGGAGAAGCTGCCGCAGGGGGCCTTCGTCATCATTCCGGTCCTTGACTGTATTGCCATCGGCTTCACGAGGGAAACCGGCGGCCCTGCCTTCAACGTGCTGAGCCTGATGTTGGTGTTCCCGGTCATCTGGCTGTCCGTAGGCCGCCAGCGCAGCAGGGTGGTCCTGGCCGTGCTGGCAACAGTACTCGCCACAGTGGTCCCGCCCGCAGTGCTGGGCGGTGCACCTCCTGCGCAGGGGTCGATGATCCGCGTGATTTTCCTGCCCCTCGTGCTGTCCGCGGTCGCCGTCACAGCGCACCTCGTGTCCGGAACCATCCACCGGCAGCGGACCGCGCTGGTCCTGAAGGACCAGGCACTTGCGGAAACGCTCGCCGACAGCATGGACCGCCAACGGCTCCTGGACGCCGTGCTGGCCGCCGTCGGAGTGGGCGTCTGGGTGGTTGACCAGGACGGAAACGACATCCTGACCAACCGGGCCCTCCGCACCGACCCGGCCCTGGCCGGGCTCGCCGACCCGGAGGGCGGTCCCGCCCTGCTGTTGGGCGACAGGAGCACGCCTGTACCGGCGGAAATGCTCCCGGCTGCCCGCTTGGCGCGTGGAGAGAGGTTCACTGACGAGCTGATGTGGGCCGGACGCGGGAGAGACCAGCGGGCCTACTCGGTGAGCGCCCATCCCATGAAACCGAAAAACGGCGGGCACACCGGGGGCGTCATTACCTTCGTGGACGTGACGGCGCTGATAACTGCCCTGGCGGCCAAGGACAACTTCGTCGGCACCGTCTCCCACGAGCTGCGCACGCCGCTCACGTCCATCCTGGGCTACCTGGAGCTCGTGATGGATGAGCCGGGCCTGGAAGGTATTGAAGCTGAACTGCAAGTGGTCCATCGCAACGCCGCGCATCTCCTGGGCCTCGTCAACGACCTGATAGCCGTCGCCTCCGAGCGGGTGGACCTGAGCCTGGAAGAGGCCGATCTCGCCCGCTTGCTGACCGACGTCGTGGATTCCGCGCTTCCCAAGGCGGCCACCAGGGGCCTGGAGCTGGTGATCGAAGCCGGGGAGCATCCGCTCCCCGCCAGGATGGACACCGCGCGGATCCGCCAGGTAGTCAACAACCTCCTGTCCAACGCGATCAAATACTCCCCCGACGGCGGCCGCATCACGGCCCGGGTGCATCGGACCGGAGCGGACCTCGTCTGCTCCATCACGGACCCGGGGATCGGCATGAGCCAGGAGGACCAGGAGCAGGCGTTCACCAAGTTCTTCCGCTCCGCGCGGTCCCGCGACACGGCCATCCCCGGAGCCGGTCTGGGCCTGCCCATCAGCAAGACCATCATCGAAGGGCACGGCGGTTCGATGAGCCTCTCCAGCGCACCGGGCGCAGGCACCACCGCCACGTTCGTCCTGCCGGCGTCGTGACCCGCTTCTTCGGCTAGTTCCCGGCCGC
It encodes:
- the pstA gene encoding phosphate ABC transporter permease PstA yields the protein MSSTLTPVRSKRSALTKGQLPKYAPYVVLGLALIVGAAILALIGFNAFGWGIVSAIIFTAGLVGWSAAVEGSRKAKDKLATCLVVGSFLVALLPLVSVIWTVLVNGVPGVIAPGFLTSSMNGVTGVYDNKAVEEGAPVIGGIYHALLGTIQITLVATVISVPVGLLSAIYLVEYGNDGRLARAITFFVDVMTGIPSIVAGLFAAAFFFAVVGPGTKTGAVAAVALSVLMIPVVVRSSEEMLKIVPNELREAAYALGVRKWRTILKVVIPTAISGIASGVTLAIARVIGETAPILVTAGFATSINNNVFGGWMASLPTFIYTQILNPTSPANPDPSSQRAWGAALVLIILVMVLNLGARLIARAFAPKTGR
- the pstC gene encoding phosphate ABC transporter permease subunit PstC; translated protein: MTATPLSSSQGAGRAGDKIFSGAALTAGCLILAVLFGVALFLVVQAIPALTAPAAEIQGGEGFFAYIWPIVIGTLIAATIALVIATPIAIGVALFISHFAPRGLASGLGYVVDLLAAIPSVIYGAWGAAFLAKEISPAYNWLAENMGWLPIFQGPASATGKTILTAGIVLSVMVLPIITSLSREIFLQTPKLHEEAALALGATRWEMIKMSVLPFARPGIISAVMLGLGRALGETMAVALVLSSGALTASLITSGNQTIAAEIALNFPEASGLKVSTLIAAGLVLFVITLGVNMIARWIITRHKEFSGAN
- the pstS gene encoding phosphate ABC transporter substrate-binding protein PstS, translated to MKALRFGRHAAIAVIAAGALALTACGSDNATGNTPAGNQTSAGPKVTGTLTGIGSSAQGAAMDAWKTSFAAANPGATVQYSPDGSGAGRKALVDGSAQFGGSDAYLKDEEFASSKTVCGPDGAINIPVYISPIAVAFNLPGITELKLDAATVAEIFRGEIANWNDPAIAALNPGVSLPDLKVTPVNRSDDSGTTTNFTEYLAAAAADVWSDKASGVWPASLQGENAKGTSGVVKTVTDTPGAVTYADDSAVSGKLGVAQIKVGESFTKISADAAAKAVDAGKPVEGRTANDLSIKLDRKTTIEGAYPIVLVSFHVVCATYDKQETVDLVKAFENYVVSKEGQQAAADSAKSAPLSSALAEKAVKAIESIKVKS
- a CDS encoding FUSC family protein, coding for MAAATGFSASRRFLRGRIRTGLVRSRNSLVPAVQMTACAVGAYAFAEYVLGHSGPLFAATSSLIALGFSRDPRLRRVMEVGLGCTIGIAVGDLLLHWLGSGIWQAAVVLLFSILLARFLDSGNIFTTQLGLQSLLVVLLPAPDGGPFTRSLDAVVGGLFALLVTILIPKDPRREPRKDVRKLLHELAEVLRECAAALTESDSTQAWHALIRGRNCQPLVDAMRHSLRASGEVATLAPAHRRHRDELDRLENSLDFIDLALRNSRVFARRLTSAINHAALSDNATANIADVLQETAAAIDELSLGLAETHDGVRRAHLRTARQDFSEIALRLHPKLLEVERLEGETVVMLFRPLMVDLLEATGMDAREARDVLPGL
- the radA gene encoding DNA repair protein RadA, which produces MATKTSRASKAPAYKCAECGWTTVKWVGRCGECQAWGTVEETGAAVARTTAATTVLEPARRIAEVDATTAAFLPTGVDELDRVLGGGLVPGAVILLAGEPGVGKSTLLLDVAAKFARTAQDVLYVTGEESAAQVKLRAERIDAVADSLYLSAETDLGQALGQVEKIEPRLLIVDSVQTLSSADVDGSAGGVSQVREVAASIIAAAKRRNMTTLLVGHVTKDGSIAGPRLLEHLVDVVCQFEGERHSRLRMLRAVKNRYGPTDDVGCFDLNENGIEGLTDPSGLFVSRTKEPVSGTCITVTMEGRRPLLAEVQSLLAESANSQPRRATSGLDSSRVSMLLAVLQQRAGCLLHKDDSYVATVGGVKLSEPATDLAVALAVASAKARKPLPIRLIAFGEVGLAGEVRPVPGINQRIQEAHRLGFTHAVVPASHNGPGPVPAGFSVREVEHLTEALSLLIG
- the phnD gene encoding phosphate/phosphite/phosphonate ABC transporter substrate-binding protein, with product MHARAGIIAASLIGLLAISGCAGGASASPDSPSTELVFATPPGTDDPEEQAIMGDLSAMVGQATGRTVENLQPADYLGVVEAVRNGSVDVAVLSQFSAALAYKTDSVDPLLVWGASTEPASFCLTRTDSGVNTLDDVKGRQVAFVDPGSTTGYFMPKSLLAKSGLVDGTDYKSTFAGNHDAAVMAMVNGSVDVACTARQLYPTFVEKACSPSRTSKSSQSPIPSRWESPSWSARTWTRPPAPASRTSSPP
- the phnC gene encoding phosphonate ABC transporter ATP-binding protein; amino-acid sequence: MSSPTVERPELSPAALDPSATPTVHARKLRVQYGEQVALSSVDLDVHQGEVVALLGHSGSGKSTLMKTLTGIAPFTADALTVAGREVGTQTGTGLRELRSDVGYVFQHFNLVPRLSALTNVLTGGLHAAGPLNVLGTFSSAQRTKALDLLDRVGLAHKAKQACRSLSGGEQQRVAIARALMQEPRLILADEPVASLDPRLAGNILGLLRNIAREEHIPVIVSLHVVGLARRYADRVIGLHSGELVFAGPAAHLTEKEVHQIYGTDTELLEN
- the phnE gene encoding phosphonate ABC transporter, permease protein PhnE, with product MAPTLSSSKTDTAEPKGTPGTRDKQINTHLPEAERLRLSRPFSLPTPRGAALWAIIAVVLVWAGMGAGINPDKLLSGIPNMGDFLARLFPPTFDKFGVIAKLLIETLQMALVGTVLGALASLLLSFGAASNVSPRWVYTACRGILNVLRSIPELIFALMFVSAVGLGPFAGILAIVLGSVGSIGKVYAEAMESVQPGPVEALTAVGANKRQIISYAVLPQAAPLLVSYTLLLFEGNVRGATILGLVGAGGIGLELTTAMRMYDYGHLCAIIISIIVLVTIIDRISAFIRAKLS
- a CDS encoding tyrosine-protein phosphatase, whose translation is MHESSVATMPEPAVDLAPVNLRDLGGLTVDGGVTRTGVLLRSDDVSVMPAAFAQKMVDDGVRSVIDLRSPEEALLTGRGPLTVPGVNYHHLALTASVSMPEDISRELLSASATPELVGSWYANLLETQARQLALGVTLVAMSEGATVFHCAAGKDRTGVFAAVVLSLLGASPETVSADYAVTATRLPQLFPRLRAIMGGLMPEVPVTMQTAELGAMMGAHAASMDAMQQVLAERHGSVIEPLRRAGLSDATIAQLRNRLVVAGG
- a CDS encoding TetR/AcrR family transcriptional regulator; the protein is MVETATVEDTASGRAPGRPRDTTLEAAVLAATVDLLLEGDTRDVTIAAITERSGVSRAAVYRRWASREELLAAALDSVRSGVELTRRGSSLETILSAYEQAAVAVDGRVGKLVKKRVALGLENESLRALSWERHVSRRRAPIAAEIRRGIEAGELDPSVDVEAMIDLINGLYYYQFVVRADSDDEETRSRVHAAVKLVWEGALRRPVAGVG